In Horticoccus luteus, the following proteins share a genomic window:
- a CDS encoding CDP-glycerol glycerophosphotransferase family protein — MRIGFFLRYPFHESIFRTTLAAVRTRHECLVTGDPRALTRFRPHVVVAAEDITYLHLRAHLPRSIFIHTRHGLASKGVPERSFRAADYVCVTSEFVRYDFLRRGVRPRRGYWVLGYVQMDNLFVAERPAALPPGRRVVLYAPTWHEGLSSLPVLGDRIVDLLRGRHSDTMLVIKPHPLVQQGARPSIAPWMETLRHACRGRDDVILLEQRGLDVMPWLNAADVLVSDASSVQLEFLALNRPIVLINNPARLVSPHYDPSGYEWAWRDMGDAVDDIETLPTIIDRALANPHHGEADRARYRERLFGSTADGHAGERLASHIDRLAPEVASELELLALSPFGLTFARLLPHFRTLADTRRRWTQRFRPDPLTPAVALTSSK, encoded by the coding sequence ATGCGCATCGGTTTCTTCCTTCGCTATCCTTTTCACGAAAGTATTTTCCGGACCACGCTCGCGGCGGTGCGCACTCGCCATGAGTGTCTGGTCACTGGCGATCCGCGCGCGCTCACGCGCTTCCGTCCCCATGTCGTCGTGGCCGCCGAAGACATCACCTACCTTCACCTGCGTGCGCATCTGCCACGGTCGATTTTTATCCACACCCGCCATGGTCTCGCGAGCAAGGGCGTGCCGGAACGCTCCTTCCGCGCCGCCGATTACGTGTGCGTGACGAGCGAGTTCGTGCGCTACGACTTTCTGCGCCGTGGCGTCCGCCCCCGACGCGGCTACTGGGTTTTGGGTTATGTGCAGATGGACAATCTCTTCGTCGCCGAACGCCCGGCCGCGCTCCCGCCCGGGCGTCGCGTGGTGCTGTATGCGCCGACCTGGCACGAAGGCCTTTCCTCGCTCCCGGTCTTGGGCGACCGCATCGTCGATCTGCTCCGCGGCCGCCACTCCGACACGATGCTCGTCATCAAGCCGCACCCACTCGTGCAGCAAGGCGCCCGGCCCTCGATCGCCCCGTGGATGGAAACGCTCCGCCACGCGTGCCGCGGTCGCGATGACGTCATCCTCCTTGAACAACGCGGCCTCGACGTCATGCCATGGCTCAACGCCGCGGACGTGCTCGTCAGTGATGCCTCCAGCGTGCAGCTCGAGTTTCTCGCACTCAACCGCCCCATCGTGCTGATCAACAATCCTGCGCGGCTCGTCTCGCCGCATTACGATCCGTCCGGCTACGAATGGGCGTGGCGCGATATGGGTGACGCCGTCGACGACATCGAAACACTGCCCACCATCATCGATCGCGCGCTCGCTAATCCTCACCACGGCGAAGCCGACCGCGCGCGTTACCGTGAACGTTTGTTTGGTTCAACGGCCGACGGGCACGCCGGCGAACGCCTCGCTTCGCACATCGATCGCCTCGCCCCCGAAGTCGCCTCCGAACTGGAGTTGCTCGCCCTCTCGCCCTTCGGCCTCACCTTTGCCCGCCTGCTTCCGCACTTCCGCACGCTCGCCGACACTCGTCGCCGCTGGACGCAACGATTCCGCCCCGACCCGCTGACGCCCGCGGTCGCACTCACATCGTCCAAATAA
- a CDS encoding alpha-amylase family glycosyl hydrolase, with amino-acid sequence MEFTRDWSGDAAPVLALQGFENTRPHVTFAAAPREAAATRYGYYVDDGGRVNFVLPRAPGRSERIYVAGDFNGWQQAVGQDNWLLEAGELLGEPVWRRAVEGAGLLTEPWRRFKFVTAEHQWVGVPDNAPNRVTDDAGHANRGLDPARTGAQLHAFTTAAALDLAETWTVLAIGADGVEAVAVEPGDFFFALKTELPLGALVRRGATTFRLFAPRARRVQVRAAAMVAEVARATAFDLVRRADEPAVWEVTVNQNLHGWFYSYAIEGPRDGRGVSERHEGVLDPYAFAAVGRKGPGMVLDQAWIGRGDRRATPRWQDLVIVEGHVRDLAANAPIKLSPAERMGFTGLRKWVESPEFYVHALGANCLELQPVQEFDSQTPAEYHWGYMTVNWFAPASAYALNAERASGVRELQALVAACHRRGIAVLLDVVFNHVGVPPHLMAIDRRYYFEQDEAGRLTNWSGCGNDLRASAAMAQRLIIDSCRHLIEAYGVDGFRFDLAELLGVEVLRAIETALKETKPDVVLIAEPWSFRGHIAGALRDTGWSSWNDGFRDFVRSYVRGGGSAERCAYFLKGSPWYWSKWPAQTVNYTESHDDRTWIDVITENGDFDGSRPTDADRVRTHLMAACLLAAVGIPMLAAGQDFLRSKHGVNNTYQRGDLNALDYKRAEAFAATHAYFANWIQFRAGRLGRLLRLYSPPTETYFRVFAPGDSTACALLYNADESQGRERLLFAINPNTHAARLVFNDESVLNRDWRLVADQAAFRSPDEASERLPHELALPALSCRLWVDE; translated from the coding sequence GTGGAATTTACGCGCGATTGGTCGGGCGACGCCGCCCCCGTGCTCGCGTTGCAGGGATTCGAGAACACGCGGCCGCACGTGACGTTTGCGGCGGCTCCGCGGGAAGCGGCCGCGACGCGTTACGGTTATTACGTGGATGACGGCGGCCGGGTGAATTTTGTGCTGCCGCGCGCGCCGGGGCGGAGTGAACGCATTTACGTGGCCGGCGATTTCAATGGCTGGCAGCAGGCCGTCGGGCAGGACAACTGGCTGCTCGAAGCAGGGGAACTGCTGGGTGAGCCGGTCTGGCGGCGCGCGGTCGAAGGAGCGGGGCTGCTGACGGAGCCGTGGCGGCGTTTTAAATTCGTGACCGCCGAGCATCAATGGGTGGGCGTGCCGGACAACGCTCCCAACCGCGTGACGGACGACGCGGGGCACGCGAATCGCGGCCTGGATCCGGCGCGGACTGGCGCGCAGTTGCATGCGTTCACCACGGCGGCCGCGTTGGATTTGGCGGAGACGTGGACGGTGCTGGCCATCGGCGCGGACGGGGTGGAGGCCGTGGCGGTGGAACCGGGCGATTTTTTCTTCGCGTTGAAAACGGAGCTGCCGCTGGGCGCGCTCGTGCGCCGCGGAGCGACGACGTTCCGGTTGTTTGCGCCGCGGGCGCGGCGGGTGCAGGTGCGTGCGGCGGCGATGGTGGCGGAGGTGGCGCGCGCGACGGCGTTTGACCTGGTGCGGCGCGCGGATGAACCGGCGGTGTGGGAGGTGACGGTGAACCAGAATCTGCACGGCTGGTTCTATAGCTATGCGATCGAGGGTCCGCGCGACGGGCGGGGTGTGAGCGAGCGGCATGAAGGCGTGCTCGATCCATACGCTTTCGCGGCGGTGGGACGGAAAGGGCCGGGCATGGTGCTGGACCAGGCGTGGATCGGACGCGGCGACCGCCGGGCGACGCCAAGATGGCAGGATCTGGTGATCGTCGAAGGGCACGTGCGCGATCTCGCGGCCAATGCGCCGATCAAGCTGAGTCCGGCGGAGCGGATGGGATTCACGGGCCTGCGCAAATGGGTGGAGAGTCCGGAATTCTACGTGCATGCGCTGGGCGCGAATTGTCTCGAGCTGCAGCCGGTGCAGGAATTCGACAGCCAGACACCCGCTGAATACCACTGGGGCTACATGACGGTGAACTGGTTCGCGCCGGCGAGTGCGTATGCGTTGAACGCGGAACGCGCCTCGGGCGTGCGCGAGCTGCAGGCGCTCGTGGCGGCGTGTCACCGGCGCGGGATCGCCGTGCTGCTGGATGTCGTGTTCAACCATGTGGGTGTGCCGCCGCATCTGATGGCGATCGACCGGCGCTACTATTTCGAGCAGGACGAGGCTGGCCGACTGACGAACTGGAGCGGGTGCGGAAACGACCTGCGGGCGTCAGCGGCGATGGCGCAGCGGCTGATCATCGACAGTTGCCGGCATCTGATCGAGGCGTATGGCGTGGACGGTTTTCGCTTCGATCTGGCAGAGTTGCTGGGCGTGGAGGTGTTGCGGGCCATTGAGACGGCGTTGAAGGAAACGAAGCCCGATGTGGTGTTGATTGCGGAGCCGTGGAGTTTTCGCGGGCACATCGCCGGCGCGTTGCGGGACACGGGCTGGAGTTCGTGGAACGATGGCTTTCGCGATTTCGTGCGCTCGTATGTGCGCGGGGGCGGATCGGCGGAGCGGTGCGCCTATTTCCTCAAAGGCTCGCCGTGGTATTGGTCGAAATGGCCGGCGCAGACGGTGAACTATACCGAGTCGCACGACGATCGCACATGGATCGACGTGATCACCGAGAACGGGGATTTCGACGGCTCGCGTCCGACCGATGCGGACCGCGTGCGCACGCATTTGATGGCGGCATGTCTGCTGGCGGCCGTGGGCATTCCGATGCTGGCGGCCGGGCAGGACTTCCTGCGCTCGAAGCACGGGGTGAACAACACGTATCAGCGGGGCGACCTGAACGCGCTGGATTACAAACGGGCCGAGGCGTTTGCGGCGACGCACGCGTATTTCGCGAATTGGATCCAGTTTCGCGCGGGCCGGCTTGGCCGACTGCTGCGGCTGTATTCTCCGCCGACGGAAACTTATTTTCGCGTGTTTGCGCCCGGCGATTCGACGGCGTGTGCGTTGCTCTACAATGCGGACGAATCGCAAGGGCGCGAGCGGCTGCTTTTCGCGATCAACCCGAACACGCATGCGGCGCGGCTGGTTTTCAACGACGAGAGCGTGCTGAACCGTGATTGGCGGCTGGTCGCGGATCAGGCGGCGTTTCGTTCGCCGGACGAAGCGTCAGAGCGGCTGCCGCATGAACTCGCCCTGCCGGCGTTGAGTTGCCGGTTGTGGGTGGACGAGTAG